A portion of the Elephas maximus indicus isolate mEleMax1 chromosome 13, mEleMax1 primary haplotype, whole genome shotgun sequence genome contains these proteins:
- the LRAT gene encoding lecithin retinol acyltransferase: MKNPMLEVASLLLEKLLLISNLFSLGGPEEDKAKSSFYEVNSFLRGDVLEVPRTHLTHYGIYLGDNRVAHMMPDILLALTDDQGLTQKVVSNKRLILGVIVKVASIRVDTVEDFAYGADILVNHLDESLQKEALVNEEVALRAEKLLGITSYSLLWNNCEHFVTYCRYGTRISPQADKFCENVKIIIRDQRSVLASAVLGLASIVCLGLASYTTLPAIFIPFCLWMAG; the protein is encoded by the exons ATGAAGAACCCAATGCTGGAGGTGGCGTCCCTTCTGCTGGAGAAGCTGCTCCTCATCTCCAACCTCTTCAGTTTGGGTGGTCCGGAGGAGGACAAGGCGAAGAGCAGTTTTTACGAGGTTAACTCTTTTCTCCGCGGCGACGTGCTGGAGGTGCCCCGGACCCACCTGACCCACTACGGTATCTACTTGGGTGACAACCGCGTCGCCCACATGATGCCCGACATCCTGTTGGCCCTGACCGACGACCAGGGGCTCACGCAGAAGGTGGTATCCAACAAGCGTCTCATCCTGGGTGTCATTGTTAAGGTGGCCAGCATCCGCGTGGACACGGTGGAGGACTTCGCCTACGGAGCCGACATCCTGGTCAATCACCTGGACGAGTCCCTCCAGAAGGAGGCGCTGGTCAACGAGGAGGTGGCGCTGAGAGCGGAGAAGCTGCTGGGCATAACTTCCTACAGTCTACTGTGGAACAACTGCGAGCACTTCGTGACCTACTGCAGATACGGCACCCGGATCAGCCCCCAGGCGGACAAG ttttgtgaGAATGTGAAGATAATTATTCGTGATCAGAGAAGCGTTCTTGCTTCAGCAGTCTTGGGATTGGCGTCCATAGTCTGTCTGGGCTTAGCATCATATACTACGCTTCCTGCAATTTTCATTCCATTCTGCTTATGGATGGCAGGCTAA